In Papaver somniferum cultivar HN1 chromosome 9, ASM357369v1, whole genome shotgun sequence, the genomic stretch aggtgcatcttgtctcatgtgcctgatttcaaaagagacaagaaatgAGCACATATCAggttttaggaaaagaaattttttcgtttttattttctttctttttgttttccggATATcttttgatcttttcatatcataaattggtattgaaaaggtttCCCTTTTTGGGTCattgaaagagggttaaaatcgacaattttaccttctttagggttatggcttggtcgtacgtgaatcctatTCTGTATAGTttttgtaaccctacattcctttttccttccctgaaaactctttttatcacaagattgcttgtagaGCTTTAATTATGTATTTCTCTCACAATTCCATATttgatggagactccaagcatatatcttctgatggaaaagatgttaatatgattgttaagccatcaatcatgaaggaaaaagataaatctcattcctctacaactttaaagagaaaaaggaagaatatgaagcaaccaagggctatcccctctaatcttcagaagttttctggtgttcttgaagagttgaagaaaacaaggaaggagattcaacaaataaagtctattgttttaagaactcttgaaattcagaaggccctggttcggcatcagtcaagaaggtttactCGAATTGACtcttttcttcatgaaccttatgttccaatggatgtctacaacaaggagttcagggacgataaataatttttcgaaggtcttaatgtctaggaaacttcttatgaaaatttattcttgtattttaagaaggataactagggtttggaatagcagatattgtgattacacatagatattgccaacgattttcatcttgcaatgttttcagatttatttatttaaattctaaattatttggaagatgattttgcagtattaatcttttttttttctttttttttattaagttaaTTGTTAAGGTCATACGGCTGACTCCatctttttctctctcctctctaaaACAAGCGATTTCCGGCAGGGAGGGAATTTTTTTCCGACACCCTTAACTGCTTAGATCTTCTTAGATCTGGGCAGTAGCAATCAAATCTTCCGTTTTCATCTTTGATTTAACCTTTTCGAGTAAGAACAGAGATAGTAAACCGTATTCCATAACTCAATCTTCACCTtcaacaacaaaaccctaaatacaACCGCCATGGATTTAGCAATCATCATCAGCTAAATCCTCGATTCACCGGCCTACAAAATCAATTGGTTTGCTTGATTGATACTTTGTGATACCCCACCTATTACCtgtgattttaacctaattttggtGCTGCTGGATGAGATTTGGTTTTTCACCTGAGTTTCAGGGGCTTCGGTCTTCATCAACGGCATATTCGGTATGGTTCTCAGATGCAACAACTTCTTCTCTGTTCAATTATGAGGTAATATTAGACTGGTACCTCCTCAATCTCATCGCAGAAGGAACATCCTTTGTCTATTATCATACCATGGTGTTTGAAATTCTCAGTAATCATCTCTTGCTGTTTTCCCAGAGTTTATTGATGTTTAATTTTAGAGTTTCTTTAACCCCGTGAGACGTTTTGATTTCCATGTCTATCTCACAGGGGGAACCAAAATTACCTTCTTATTTTATTAAACTTTGATATGTTAGGCCTCTCTTGCTTTTGATCTCTCTTTTACTTTTTTGTAATTTGTAAAACCTTGTTTCTTTTGGGTTTGTTGTCTGATTTTCTGCAAAGCCTCTCCTTGGCTTGTGATGTTTCTTTGTTACCCGTTTGGTTTCATCTATGATCATGTTTTATATGTTGAAAGGCAATTGTTTAAATCCACCAGGCTAGTTTCAGGttaaagttttttcttttctttttaagttttgttGGTGGTGATCTTTTTGTTAGTTTCATCTCTTTGCCTTGTGTTTGCCTTGTGTCTTTTGCATTGTGTTGCAAAGTTCTATGTGAATTTTGATTTCAGAAGGTGTTTGCGATGGTTTCGTGTTTTCGTACTTTGGTTCTTTTCCAAGATCTTGGTCTGTTTATTATAGTTTGTTTTTGGTATCAATTGAGTCCTTTTTGGAGGCCTTTCATGATTTAGGTTTAACTTTTTTAGTCTCTGGAAAAAAGTATTGAGTTTTAACCagtgtgctttcatgcccatcaTACTTTCACTTATTCAAATTTTACCCAAAAGCTTTCCAGTACCTTCACACGTCTAGATTGACAGTACTCAACTTGAGCTTCATACACAACCTCATATAATGTATTCATAAATGGAACCTTTGACAAGCCATTTTCTCACTGTGGTTCTCTTGAAGATTTCCAAATTATCTGTCAGTCTTGACAAAGTGACATATTCAGCACCTGTATATGTTGAAATATTTGGGTGTTTGAAATCCTAGGATTAGATCACAACAGCTTCATTGTATCTTTTAGCAGCAAGCATAAAACCTAATTGGTTGCGAGTCCGCCGGTGAATTCGACAATCTGTTTCTCAATTTAGTTATTTTATTGTTCCAGCAAAGTTGTAATCTTTTAATTTCCTTAGTTTAAGTCAATCTAGTCTGTAATCTAGCTTGCAATTTTCAGTTCAGTTTTCATTTGTAAGTAACAATAGGTAGTATCTTTAGTAGGTAGTACTTTGTTTATTAGCTTCTTCTGTCGAGGGCAAAGATTGGATTCTACTTCAACATACACTCAAAACTAGAATCATAGTTTGAAGTAATGGACAAAGCCGTTAATCAAGAAGATATGCAGAAATCAATTGAGGAATACTCCGCATCATCTGGAGACAAAGAACTAACCATCATCTCGGATCAGTTGCAACGAACCACATCACCACCAACCAAGTTCTTATGGATACAGCCATATGGTCCGTTTCCATCAAaaatacaacttttcttgtggaaagcattcgTCGAAGCCCTACGGAGCCTTGACAACCTCATTCTCTCCACTACCATCTACCACCGCTGCATTTCGTATCTGGAGAATGCTTCTCGCATTTCACCTCAAAACCATGTTACTATGATTTCTTGGCATTTCGGTCTAACTGTATTTGATCATGTGCGTATCATATACAATCTTGTAATAGCCCTTTAGCAGTTTAAtaaaatttcatgcttcaaaaaaataataataataatctttattggttttatatattgcaaataatgttatggtatatgtatgtttacgtccatgaactatgattgtcccatatatgtaaaaagttaagtctattgtgtcattatgcaaatattgatggaaaataaaatgaacttttgaattatatgtcaaagATTGAGTCTATGGTATCTTATGAAAATATTtaggaaaaatagaatgaatctttgaatatcccacagtattgatctttccctgatccacttctatgtgaaagtattgtacggctccgtaagttttcttatgttgagcattttcgattaaattaatcattaaggttcctttgtggtcaatttaattgagttttctggatacaaattcatgtttcatgtgatttgttaatgtccaaagaaatcctttttttcttgtaaaaataaggtcgctcttgttgttctttcgggaatgacattttatgggggagagttcttaattaaacttgtgcttaatgccaaatctttgtggggagggcggctgtggaatattgtagggaattatcttgtatccttataaactccttgatgaatacactaagtttcgactatgtgaaatcatcgaaacaaagttgatgtgttctcttttagtcatgaagtatctctttgagaatttcattttgaTCCTGCTAGTTTTCGTacgtttgccaatttatattgacaaaaagggggagaattattttgtactccctccgtaccacatatataggcggaaTAGTTaaaatctcttagattaagaaactttttttattttataaatttctaTGCTCTTTCCTGTTTTACCCTTAATTATATTCCCAATGTTAGAGACATACACTCAATTGTGATGATTCCCAAGCAAATAAATAGGGGTAGTAGAAGTAAAAAATGGTTATGAAATTTGGACTCCGCCTATATAATGGtacaaggaaaaatgaaaatttcgcctatataataggtacatAGGGAGTacttcacactacatatacatatggtttacggatcattatgtaagggggagtagttttcattgtgagatgaagtattgactaagggggagtgacacatatcaccgtagtattattgtcaaagtagtgatacaattaaactttgatgttgcgtaataatactatgacattgtataaaaataattgagaacaattgttttcttattgttatggctatggatcttcaacaactatgatgttgagttgaatacGTTTAGAataactggagtacttggagtgacgaagaattcaaggaattaaTGTTgaggaaccaaggaaatcaagcatttggatgagaagctataaagtttatttattttgtaatccatatgtattgatagttttgtcagggggagatttttagagcactgctcggtcgaactcgcaagcgtttctatctcaagcttgtttgtcaagtttaattgtaaaaactataagtcttgatttctagtctacttatacccatgtctcggattaggatagaatgtgtagttgagctttagatttcacgacgttcatcgattgaagacgaagaactactagggggagcttgtggaacatcaccaacaaaaggtatgtggagaattgaactcatttatcactcaaaagtctattctattttatcgcctattgagacaaaagtcgtatagatatatagactttacatcatacacatttgatattttaaactgagtttaacttgcttatatctttctcgaaatatttgttggtaagatttttgctttaaccatgttcatcattattcttgacgaaagtcaaaagatgatcatgtgaaaatcacttggtaacttcttatatgatttgtgtgagacggtcatttgatataggctcagaatgtttcgtattgatcattcgatcacttgaaaattgattataagctaatagtttgtgtgagatagctattgtcgtcttctaagaatgtttcaatgattaaaatgggagttaagagctaaaacccatgtttgGATACATTATGGTTTgtatacttagtgtacgaactgttttgaaggaattcaggaccggaagtttgcatacccgttcgcaaactgatttaactgttgaattccgggaaccaagtttgcgtacccgttcgcaaacagtTTCAACTGAATTAGGtacggagctaaagtttgcatacccgtttgcaagctgtcggcttgtgaccaatgtctggaacttaagttcgcgtacccgtttgcaaacttaagtggttcaagttcttaaatcggttaagtatgatttcatactcatgaacaaatacatttataaattaaggaatgcaatctttgcaaaccgtggctaaaatgttcatgaactgattcttttgaatcaacccgattttgcttcaattgtgtcttgtatacttctatgagaatataaacaattgaacaaatctatgagtaacacaattagattcatttgattatcaattgatctagaagtgttaatatGAACAAGTTtaagataaaagtgttcatattaaCTTCGGtcaactattattgagccaacccaatatacacgtttaggtacggttacccatatctaaatgaaggtatatttcatttgtgtgtaaaaagctaaagACTATCTAacagtggaaagatattagcttgaatcttaaatcagatttcatctaacggtgaatattgaatgctttgttaccaaggtaacattgattgcaaaccctgatttgaaaactatataagggagaactctagaaacttgaaacctaatccccacacctcctgtgtgatactagttgcgactagagtcgattcttctttaacctaggtttttcctaaaaccattataggttaacgacttaaagacttcattgggattctgaagccatacccagctattttctctgtagttgcgtgttctgattttACTTTGTTTTAACGTAttgggtactatcttctctaagatttgctcgagatttatctccgataggtaagatataaaaagtaatcacaaagctcttcgtctcattctttgtgattccacaataacttgttctactaccatatagttaagttattgtgaggtgattgatatttctaggttgttcttcgggaatataagaccggattatcaattggttcctgttcaccttgatttatcaaaagacggaacaaaaacttcgtaagtatttctgtgggagacagatttatctattctaatagacttttcaagtgtgagacatatttctttatcaagtcttcgactttgggtcgtatcaactcttagttttgggtgagatcagctaagggaattaagtgcgtagagtcctgctaggattcagaggcataaaaaacgtgattgtaccttaatcagtgtgagattggttagggctcaaatacattccagtccgaagttaaattgtagtaggctagagtctatagcggcttaatatagtgtggttttcaaatctggactaggtctcggggtttttctgcatttgaggtttcctcgttaacaaaacttccgatgtctttgttatttcttttccgcattgtattttctatataattgaaatatcacaggttgtgcatagttcaaaaaattggtaaatccaatctttggttgttgattgaaattgattgacgcttggatattggtctttggtacgatccaagttatttttcatattgatccggctcacagattcctatctgttcgattgcagattgatttgataaattgagatataactcttggatatattttccttgatagaatccaactatctagttgattttcttggaattatattggagttagtccatacaggttgcctaaacgaaatattgggtatggttgttagacccccgctttttcagcattACCAGTTGGGAGAGATCCAGTGAAAGTATGTGTCAATATTGATTTATGCATGAAAATGAGAAGAGGAGTCAAGTATATCACTAATGCAGGTGCAACTAAGTGGCAGAAGTTTTTTTATGAAAGGCAACCTAGCAACATATGTACGGAATGTTATTTGATTAAACATTGCAAGGGAGCATGTAAGGATGCAGCCAACTATCTCGCTACAGCTCATGAAATACCATACTTCTTTGGCAGAACTAGCAATCTCAggaaaaatatttctaaaattaatTCCAATGTTTCACCTGCTTCTAAAAAGAGTCAAAACAAATTTGTCAAAAATGTTGTTTTTGTACCACCAAACGATGAAGAAGTAATCAATACGAAGTTTCTACTCAAGAAGACCTCAACTGATAACTctgaagaattagggcttggaaaGAAATTTAGAGTTCTAAGGATACTACTGCAGATAACCTTTCAGATGCTGAGTCTTCTTCTCATCACAACATCCAGGATAACAACACAGGCATCCAAAATGCACATGGTTACAATAGGAGAAACTCACATTGATAACACAAAAAGGGAGAAACGTGTATCTCTTATTACTCATCTCAAACAAAAccgctatttttatatttttaacacTAAGCATATATCAATTTTTTTAACATCATGCATTCTTTTATTTACTGATAAACTGTTTAGATATTATCCTTCATGCTATAGTTTCCTGCATCACTTTCTACTTTTCTGTTATTTTCATAGATTCAAGAGTTgggtatttataaaaaaaaaactgattaaaAGGTGGCTTATCTGGATTGATACTAGTAATTATAATCTCAGAATCAAACAAGTTACTGTTATTTCCTTGTTATATCTGAACAATCTCAATACAATGAAGGTTTTGTCTTGGAATGTACAAGGTTTCAAAAACATAAGTACTAGAGACCTGATTAGGACCCAAACTCCTGACATGATTTTTCTTTGTGAAACCAAATTAGGATAAGTTAAACTAAGACCTTTTTTAGTTCCTTTTAGTTATTCAAACATAAAATATCATGAACCAGTAGGTTTCTTTGGAGTTTAGTGCTTTTATGGAAAAATGGTTTTAGTTGTGAGATTCTTAATTGTGAAGACAACATGATTAATGCTCTTATTCAAGATGATCCAAGTCAACCTGAATGGATTCTTTCTTGCATGTATGGTTATTGTAATTCAGAACAAAATAAAAAGCAGAGGAATTTTATAAAAGAGGTAGGCAACAATATTATGCAGCCATGGATTCTTTTGGGTGATCTTAATATACACCTTATTTCTtctaataattctacttcttcttcaagtgatggaTGGGTTAATTTTATTCTTCAATCAGATGGTTTAGAAGATATTGGTTTTATTGGTAAAGAACATACATGGATAAATAACAATTTGGGTATAGGCAAAAAGAGATCAAGAATTGATATGGCTTTAGGTAATGCAGATTGGAATACATCTTTTCCTGATTCTAAATTACTTCACCTTGTTTAGAATGGTAGTGATCACTGTCCAATAACGTACAGATTACAACCAACCAAAATTGTGGAAGCCTTTCAAGTTCTTTCAAAAATGGTTGCATGATAAGTCTTGTGCTGTCGAGATAGCTAAGGCTTGGGAAAAATAAGTACATGGGTCTCCAGGCTTTAAGCTCATCAAGAAATTGCAATTCACCAGAATTACTCTATCTATGTGGAGCATGCTACATTTTGGTGACATACATCAAAAAGTTGATATACTCCAGAATCAACTGTCTGAAATACAACAACTACTTCACTCAGCAGACAACACTTCCAaagattttgaaatcaatgaCGAACTGAAGAAGTGGAATCAGATTCAACATGATTTTCACAAGCAAAAGTATAGAGACAACTTCTTAAAGGATATGGATAATAACACCAAGTACTTTCATACTTTAACTAAAAGTAAAAGAGCAAGAAATAACATCAACTCTCTAAAAGATCCTAATGGCAATTGGTTACACTCAAGAGATGAGCTATCTAATTTGCTGACAAATCGCTTTAAAGATATAAGTACTTCTATGTCTCATAATATCCAAGAACATCATTACAATATTCTACCAACTTTAGTGTCTGAAGAAGAGAATATACTTCTGCTTATTCCTCCAAATGATGATGAGATTTTATCTACTCTGAAAAGTATGGAGAATTGGTCAGCACCTGGATCAGAAGGTTTTTAAGCAGGCTTTTATAAGTCTCAATGGAACACATTGGGTCCTGAGGTTTGTAAAATGGTTAGGAAATTCTTCACTTCTGGATTCATACCTCAAGCTCTAAACA encodes the following:
- the LOC113312370 gene encoding uncharacterized protein LOC113312370; protein product: MWSMLHFGDIHQKVDILQNQLSEIQQLLHSADNTSKDFEINDELKKWNQIQHDFHKQKYRDNFLKDMDNNTKYFHTLTKSKRARNNINSLKDPNGNWLHSRDELSNLLTNRFKDISTSMSHNIQEHHYNILPTLVSEEENILLLIPPNDDEILSTLKSMENWSAPGSEGF